In the genome of Planococcus donghaensis, the window TTGCTTTCATGAAAATCTAATGTGGCCGCCTGTGGTCGGGCGATGATAATGTAATCCGCATTTGGCAATAAATCATCTTTCAATTCCAAGAAAGTTTGCCTGATGTAACGTTTAATGCGATTACGTGCTACTGCATTTCCAACTTTTTTACTGACAGAAAGCCCGACACGAAATTCAGGTTGATCGCTTTTTAATACATATACGATAAACTGTCGATTCGCAAAAGATTTTCCTTTTTTAAAAATATGTTGGAACTCTTTGTTCTTCTTGATCCGTTGATCTTTGTTCATTCTTTCACCTGCTTATTTTACTACTTTACCGCTCAAATTGAGCAGAAAAGAAAAAAAAGAC includes:
- the rnpA gene encoding ribonuclease P protein component, whose amino-acid sequence is MNKDQRIKKNKEFQHIFKKGKSFANRQFIVYVLKSDQPEFRVGLSVSKKVGNAVARNRIKRYIRQTFLELKDDLLPNADYIIIARPQAATLDFHESKKSLEHVLKIARTLPRK